GACAATTTTCCTGTTGCATTTCCAACTCTTCTACTTCCTTGATTGGCTCAGGAGAGATGTTGAGGAAAAAACGTCGTGAGAAGGATGGACACAAAGACCCCTTACTGGTTGAGGTGAACAGATTACAAGAGAATATTATGAAGGAGATTTCAGAGCTGCATAAAGAATCTGATGCAGCTGACAAGAAGCAGTCTGAGCTTGACAAAGTGGCACAAATCCTGGGGATTAACATATTTGAAAAACCCCGGAAACCATCCGTGGAAACGAAAGATTCCTTGGAAAAGAACAGCAagtcagaaaatgcaaaaggtCTGGAGAAAACATCTTCCTCCAACAAGGTAAAGTCTTCTGGCTTCTATGCTAATGATTTTCCCACTAAGAGAAGAGGGCACTGGGGAGGCAGCTGCTCCCAAACCTTTACTAGAAGATCATTTGATGTCATTTGTTATCACATCTCATATGCTGGTTTTGATCGTGCATGCAGGTGAGAGTCAATGCATCCGTGCTTATAATTTCCCTCAGGGTTTGTGCAGTTCAATACCACTTACTGGTTTTGATCTTGGTTTTGCTGAGGTGTTGGATTGAACAGTATCATGAGTGTTTGTAGCTGTTTGGTCTCAGTGCCATACCAGgaggaaagactttttttctctacaaCATTTCTGGCATGGCCTGTCAAGGAGGAATGTTTGTAGCAGCAAAGCTCTCTGCAAGTTTGGAGCCTGTTGGTCTTCTCACTGGGTGAATATACTAACAAATCACAAGACTTACATATGATTGTAAGCTTAAAATGATTATTATGTACATGCTATGTGTTTTCTCTTAAGAAATGTCAGTATGCATCAGTATGGTCTCTCTGACGTGGTCTATACTACTGAGTACTGGATATACTAAAGCAGGTTTATTGCATTCCAGAAGATAGTTTTTACTTTGGAAGTAGTGTATGATAGTAATGTCTGAAAGGTTATGCATGTATTCAGAAGATTAATTATCCTGCTTTTCAGATgtttattcaaatatttaacagaaatagCTGATGGGAGATGGGAGATGGTAGATGCTTTTTGTGTAGACCTTACTGTATATTTTTTGCAGAGAGGGAAGTGTTAGTAGGATAAGAGGTATAAACTACAAGGTCACTCCAATCAGTGTATCCTGTAAACTTTTCCTTATGCTTCAGCCCGTTCTGGTTCAGAGAACTCATAGATGCAGTTCATTTTAAGacttgcttttgtgttttgtttttgttgtttcttgaaACATCACTGAAGTTTAGTATCCACTTAATTTTGCAAATCATTTGCTTCTGTCACCACATGGTAAAGCTAAAGTAGGTAACAATGTCTGTTAAATCCTACATTGCAATGttatattgctttcttttcttgcgATATGGCATgtgtgaatatatttttcattattttaactttcattGTTTGTATTGTCCAAGCCCATAATGACTTGATCCCCTTTTCATAGTTCCGTATTTTAACATGGAAAATTCTGAGTTCTAGCCAGgaacatttaataatttcagatATCTGTAGACACATAGGAAACTGCCTTTAGTCTCTAAGATTCACCTTGTAATTCTGattgttaacttttttttaatgaaaagaaagatggtGTGGGCCTTTTGACACTGAGATTGGTTGACTGCCAACCTAAGGGCAGAAAGGTATGCCTTTCTGCTGATTTGCAAGCTACTTTGTAGTCCCTTGCTGCTGGACCTGTGTCTGTGTATTGCAGTTACATAGTCATTGCAGAGGTGAGCCTTGTACTGAACAGACAGATTGTCCCTTGTGGgctctgaagagcagcaaattATAAAGGCATCTTTGAGCTGGGGTTAAGCACAAACTGGGTTTAAGAGTTGGCTATCACCTATCTATGTGAGAAGCATTGTCTTTTTAAAGTTCTGATTGAGATAGTATTTTTATAGGATATGTTGGGTGGGTGTATGTCTGTAAATAACACAAACAGTGACACTTCTCAGACATCAGGAACATCCTTCCATGCACTTCCTGCAGATCGTAAGTTGATCTTCTCATTGTTTAAGAGAATGTCAGCTTTGCGGTGTTCTTGCAGACAGAATATATGCAAGTATTTACTCGGTCACTTCCTACTCTGCTATCAAGAACTAGGTTGTATTGGGATAGTGCTATCTGTGGGGTGCATAGTAGCCTGGGTGTCTCTTCATTGTTTGATTTACAATGTATGTTGTGTGGGTTGGTGTTAATAGGAGAGTATCTATCCCTGATTATCAAATGGAATTTCAAGTAAGGCAGATGTTATTTAATAGTTTTGAATCTGCTTAAGTAAATTTGTTCAACACCAATAGTGAATAACTTGGAAATCATGCAACCAACTCGGGTCTAAGTTAACATGCTATTCTTTCCAGACTGCCATGCAGATTAGAAATGATAACATAATGGGCTTTCAGCCATTGAAAATGTAACTCAAAACTCAAAATACATCTAGTACTATTGTAATCTAAATTAGCAGGGCTCATTCATGATCTATTTCAGGGATTATTTGTTTTGCTACTCTGCAGTGTTAGTATAGTATTAATTTTGGCTAGAGTCCTGAAATGTATGATGTCTTTCTGTACAGCTCAATGTAAGTGCAAATATCACATGCTTAAATCACAAGATGCTTTACCTTATATACTTAGGTAGTTAACAAAACACCATCTTTCTATTAACGCTAAGCAACGAGTCTCCTGGAGAATTCAGGAACTGTCAAATAATCTGATAAAGCTGATTGAGTTAAATACATTTAGTCACCTAattcttacttcttttttcattctgctttcatCCAAGCTACTTTACAGTAATTTCTGAATGCTTCTAGGGGAACCATTTGAGGTCTTCTGGGCACTGTTTGGCTAGTATGGTAAATTGGAACTATTCAGATCTTTATGTGAAACCCATAAAGTGGGAAGGGTGCATGCCATAGGgaattttttcatttggttcCTTGATTACCTACAACCATCCAGCCATTACATCCGGGAACCTTATTGGAAGCTCTTCACTGCGGCCATGCAGCATCTTAGTCGGCAATACCAGCTCTCTGAAACAGTGGAATTAGCCTGGGCGCTGAAAAGCAGgtgataaattttttttttttttttggtgtgtgtggcTTCTGCTGGAGGCAGGTTCTGAGTTCTAGAGCATTATGTCTGTCCTGCCTTGTCTTAGAgaagtgtttccttttgttcaaTTTAGGAATCAAAAACTACTAATGAAAAATCCAGAGGTAGAAGCCCGAAGCCAGCAGAATCCTCTTCACAGTCCTCCAAACATCCTTTCCAGTTGGCCAATATTTATGAGTATTATGATGCAGGGAACCACTGGTGCAAAGACTGCAATACCATCTGCGGGACCATGTTTGACTTTTTCACACACATGCATAATAAGAAACACAGACAGGTATGTTGCAGGCTTCCTTCACTAAGTGCATTTCATATTGCTATAAATGTTAACACTAAAACATACATCACAGAACTACATTTTACAAGAGAGCCTGAAGTAATAATGAACCCAAGAAGTTGCTTATCAAATTCTTTTTCCCTAATGTTGGACTTGAGCAGTTTGTACAGGTACCGGTGTGTTCTGACTAGTGTAAATGGGGCCTGTGTCCAGTTCACTCGGAAACTAGCGTTTGATATTTGTGTTTCTTATGTTTACCTGTTCTTTGCTATCATTCACATTTTACCCTTTTCACAGGTTATTTTCTCATAAATTGCAAaatgggaggggaaggagaggaaaacatagttcctgtaaatatttgcaagttGATTTTAATGTTCAGTGTTCTGAAAGgatgttaaaaaggaaaaagacaagtgTACTTGCCTTGCTAGTGTAATATATGAGCCTGTATACCTCTGTCACTGTGCAAATAGACCCTGGATCCTTACAACAGACCTTGGGCTTCGAAGACCCAGAGTGAGACCAAACAAGACTCCATAAAACGCATCGATAAGATAACTGTTCCTGCCAAAGgtatgttgattttttttagctTGGGTATCATCTCCCTTTGCCCTCCAGCAGGTTCCAGTTGCTCAGAGAAAGGAATTTCAAAACTTTACCTTGTTAGAGGAACACATATAGATACTGTATTATTAGGTGAAaggcaaataatttaatttcctggTTGTTCTTGTGGAAAAAGGTCATGAAGCAAGAATGCAGGAAAACATAGTGTGGTTCCTTCACTTCTTTTTAGagtttagttttttcttttgaataccaggtgactttttctttctccagtatAGTTCTGAAGTGATTTTTGCTAACATATTAGAATTCAGAACATGACCACAAGAGCTTGCTGTGTTTGGGCAGATCTTGTGCAATACTCCACGCAGTCTTGCAGCAGACTCTTCCATTCAATACATTTTTAGTAGACGTGTCCTTGAAAAGTCACTGATAAGTACTTGGTAGAGCGTGGATACAGAGAATCTGAGGAAGCTGTGTGGAAGGGGCTGTAAGTgatttgaaaattaatacaaGCTTTAAAATCTGAACGTCTAAATAGGCCTGCCAGTGATCAGTCTCAGTTTATTAATCTGTTACGTACTTCGAGTAGTGCCCACTAAAGGAAAATCTGCAGTGTGTTAGATAACTGCAGCTGGTTCTGTAGGCACAAGGATGTAGTCTTGCTGAACTTCAATGAAAATACTTGTGTTCTTTTTATAAACCAGGTGTTTAGTATTTGAGCAGACTATACCACAAAGATGGAAAATAGATTAAGACTGTAGGAAATGTTAACCTACTTGAATAGGGGATAGCCTTAATACAATGGAGagcactaaaataattttttaaatcatagtAATCAAGCTTCTTCAGTTTACATGTTTGCTCCTGGTAGTGGTGTTTCCCGTACTGTAAGCTTAAGGAGACCAGCATTAACTGTTCCAAAAGCAACATGGCTGGaagttttgctgttgttctttGATATGTTTATCTGGCTTTGTTAAGAGCTTGGCATTTATtaagttttgtttctctgatCATTTTCTTCGGCCTTTTCAGGCTCTGAGTTTCTGATTCCCATTACTGGATATTATTGCCAGCTCTGTCATGAATTTTTTGGAGATCAAATCTCAGCAGAGCAGCATGTGAAAAGTCATCCCCACAATGAGAAATACAAGGTTGGTAACTGTTGTACCAGGAGTGAGTCATTCCTTGTGTTAGATTCTACTTgttctgtcttcctttcctgAAGAATGACATTTGACTCCTCAGAGTATATGTATTTGGTTATCTTCACTACATTCTACTGAACTAAATAAGCAGAACTTCCCACTACACAGAGACTAATCTTTCACGTGCATGAGGTTGAAATGGTGTTTAAGTCCCAGCGTTGATTTTCAAACTCTTCTGTAAAGTGACAGCACTGCTGCAAGCCACCACTCAATTCACATTAAATTACAGAATGTGGTCTTTGTAGCATCGCGGTTTCTTGGTAGGAAGAAGTTTTCTGCTCTCTTAGTGTTGAGATGGCACTTCCTGAACAAGTCAAAACTGTTACAGagctgaatttatttatttctttttcatggaaACAGTGGCTAAAATTGTGCCatttatttccacagaaatacATAGATGAAAACCCACTCTATGAAGAGAGGAGAAATCTAGACCGTCAAGCTGGGTTGGCTGTAGTTCTGGAAACAGAGCGCAGGCGGCAGAGTGAGCTGAAAAGGAAACTAgttgagaaacagaaagaagagaaggatgagaagaaaccaaaaataataaagaaagaggaagcaaAGACAATCCCAGAGCTTGGAGAAGGGACTAGTGAAAGTCAAGGCAAAATAGATTCTTCTGGGCGAAAAATGGGTATCAAGCTTAAACTGAAGAAGGAAGAtaagaaggaggagaaaaaagaagaaaagaaagaggaatctAAAAAGGAATCACCAAGTCAGACTTCCTTTGGGaaattcagctggaaaaagacTGAGAGGGAGGATAAAACCCTGGGAGGAGCTATTCCAAAGGAGGAGAgtacagaaggaaacaaagaggAGGGCAAGTGTCAGTCTGGGAAACTCCATGTCAAGCCCATTGAAATCAAGCTGTCTGGAAAGACTGTTATTCCACACACTAGCCCATGGACACCAGTTGTTTTCACATCAACACCAGCAAAAATTCTACCTAATCTACCAGTCCCCACCATGATTTTCAGGAAGTCTACTGCTGCAACAGTTAGCAAACCAGCACCTTTGAACACCTTTTTATCTATAAAATCCTCTGGAGCTACCACCAAACCACTGCCTGTAGTAAAAGAAACCAATGCAGATCTTCTACTGCCTCCGGATATCATCTCAAAAGCTTTTGGAGGagaagaagtaattttaaaaggggcagaggaggatctgaaagcagcagagaaaagtgAGTCTTCTCAAACTTCTGATATACCACCTTCACGCCCTCCTCCACCAGCAGTCCAGCAGGCAGCTGTCATCCCTGCAGATGAAGTAGCTCCAGGTGTGTCTGAAAGTGAACAGACAATGCTGGCAATGCCTGTGAGaccccctccaccaccaccaccttcaaCTGCTTTCAGTGATCAGGCAAAAAAGGTAGAGAAACGAAACTCTTGCTTGGCCACAGCCAATGCTAAAGATCTCTATGATATTTTCTACAGTAGTGGTGGAAAGGGTTCAGCTGACAGCAAGCTTGCAAGTTCTGCGCTTCCAAATGGAGAAAGCTCTAACCTTACAAAACCTGCAGACTTATCTGCAAACCCTAGAACAAATAATAGCTCATCTTCCGTGAAGGAGGATTCTCAGAACATGGCTACTGAAGTTAGCCAAGTCCACTCAGCTGAGCAAAGCTCAGAGCTGGAGAAAACTGATACTCAGGAGACTTCAATACTTCATATTGAGATGAGCCCTGATGTTGAAAATGGTATTCAGAAAGATGTAGGTCAAAAATTTCAGCTTCCTCTTTCAACAGATGTTCGGACTAAATTGAAAGAAGATTCCTCACAGTGTAATAATCAAGTAACAGGGAACTGGGTTCTTCGTGAGAATCAGGCTGAAATGAACAAGAAACCAGTTCAGTCTCAGCTATCGGAAATGTTGGTCACAGAATTGCCAGAAACAAAAACTGCTTCTGGTATCCAGATGCCTGCAGAAATTGGACTTGTGGATACAGGAGGTAGAGAGCAGGTAGGCAGTCAGGAATTCTGTGTTCTACAGACAACAGAGGTCCAAGAGAAACTTGGACAGGAAGATGCAAGTAAAACTTCCATTACTAACACAAATGTTCCTGGTACCCTGGAGAAAGATGCAGAGATGAAAGACCGGGAAGCAAAAGCGGTAAAGACTGAGCTTAGCTTACACCCAAAGACGTTGTTACCTGaaacacagaatgaaattaaaaatttggaaaattcCCATTTGGTAGAGGAAAAGTTAAGTGATAACTGTAGAACTCACTCAGAAACTGATAGTCCAGACTTGCTCTGTGATTCTCAAAACAcctcaaaagaaaaaccttcagTAGCAGTAATGACAGAACAGAATTCTATTGATGCCTCCTTAAAAGatgtaaaactgaaaagtgTAGCTTTGGAAGTATCTCAGCCAGGAGTCCTTGGCGAAGCTCCCCGAATTTCAGAAACCCAAAATAAGATTTCAGAATTGACAAGAAGTCCTGGTGAATGGGACACTTCCAGAAGTAGTAATGGAGAACAGGTCATCACAACCCATTCTTGTTCTGAAAGTGGTTGGGATCTACCAAATACTCcaaatgtagaaataaaaagtggTTCTAATGAAGTTAGTGCTTCAGAATTGACAGAGGTACGGCCAGACACATGTCTTGCCAACACAGGAACTAGAATTAGTGTATTAAAAGGTCAAGAAAAAGTTCGATCTGAACCTTCAGGCCATGCAGTATTAGATAACCAAACCCAAAGGCAAGAAGTTGCATGGTTAGTCAACGCCTGCTCTGCGAACATTGTTGAACTCAGATCCAGTGTAGAATTAGTAGttgaagttgaaaaaaaatcattaggaCACACCGGATCTGATGCAACATTAGATAATGTTTTTACCAAGAGAGATGCAAAACAAGTAGGGACTGGAGGCTTTTCTAGGGCTCGCTCTGATCTTGTCCGAGAGTCAGTAGTTGGTTTATCAGCAGATTTCCATAGGGACCATCTTTCAGAAGAAGCTGTCCACTTCCGAGAAACAAAGCATGAGGTTTTAAGAACCTCAGCAGCCAATGACTTTCATGTGAATAGCACTCACTCAGGATTGAACACTGAGCGATCTGAAAGTCTCTCTGCAGATGTTTGTGTGGATAACGACAAAGTTTCTTTGACGTCAGAAGATGTGAAACATAATGATACTCCCTTCCAGAAAGCAGAGCTCGAGTTTAAAAGCATTGATTTCAGTTTGGGAGATACTAAGGTAAAACGTGAATGCTTCAGCATCCGTACAGCGGGACATTTAAATAAGAATACGGAAGAAGTCTCAAAACTAGAAACTATTGCATCCATTAGGTTGGAGTCCAATAAACTTAAGAAGCTGGGCATTGAAAAAACAGTGGATAAAACAGAGATTACTGATTTTGCTACATTGACGTCTGGTAGTCAGGAAGATAAATTTTGCACACGGATTTCTCAAAAAGATATGCCACAGCTTGGATTGCAGTCCTCAAATAGTGACACTACAGAAGTGGTCATGCCAGTTCTAGAAATGCCGGGCATTTCTCCCATGTCTGAGATCCTTCTGCAAGTGAGGGAGAGCAAAGGTGGAGCTGCTGAAATGCTGTCGCTGAGTTGTGACGGAGGCAACGCAGAAAGTCAGGCTTCTGGGTGCATGGAAACTTTCCTTCCTGAACTCAAAGAAACACATGGAAATGAAAGTGGCTCAGGAAGCAAGGAAGCATGCACCATCCAGAGCAAGAAGACTGAGCAAACAGAAACTGCTGACAGTTTGGAAGCTACAACAAATTCAGGAATTGCTGAAAGCTTAGCAGAAAGCCCAGTGGGTTGAAGTGAACCCAGCCAGTCCCAATATTTGAGGAGCCAGAGCTGGGATTATGTatatggtttttgtttgggtttttgttccAGTTGAGGGGTTTGGGTGTATTTTGCATCCTGTGGTAGGACTTGACTAAAGTGAAACTTACATCATCGGAAACCAGACACATACTTTATTCTGTACATAATTAATtgtgtaaaatgttttttcatgtgAATTTTTTTGCCAATTTCTTTTCTACACTCTGCTATTAAAATGGAATCTCTCATTTATAATGCGTGCGtctttgttgtttattttgggGGCTTTTATTCTTTGACCATTCTTGGATGATTTCCAGCTCACCCTGTTTGTGTCAGTAGCACCATGAGTAGCCCAGCCACTGGGACAAGCTCAAGAACAGCAATTTAGAATTTGAGGAAATGGAGACTTGCAGAAGagctaaaactgaaaatttctttAAACTGTAATGCATGGTTTTGTTTACTTTCATTGTTTGAAATGCAAGAATGTGATTAGagttgattttgtttgtttatctgTCTCTGTGATTTGCAATTATTGCTGTATTACATCTGTACTTAAGCTGTTTCATTGTATTGTGTAAGCACATGTATGGATGCCACATCAATAAGCAAGGGGAGAAAATCTGCCCGACTGGCTTTTGGAGAAGAAGACTAATCGGTAAGGCTCTGTGGCCTGACACCTGGACCAGACATATTGAGGTCACTTACATGATTTGAAATGGGCTTTCTTTCATTGTATTGTGATCCAGTAACTATTTGTGTTAAATCATTTAGCAGCTGACCAGctctgaagaagcagaagaTCAGAACCCTGGTGTCAGGAATTGGACTCGCTTCATGTGATACAGACACATGCATGCCTACCCTGAATGGTCCTTGAGCTATCAAAAGCTCTAGTGTGATGGTTCTCATTTGTATAGCTTGTTAAAGACTAAAGTATTAAATGTGTTTGCTTGGataaatataacatttttatttgtaaattgtttaaaaaataaacatatggTGGTCAACAAGACTTTCTTCtcgattttcttttttttcttaactcaaggaaactgttttatttaaattagtttCTAACTCCTGTAGTAGCTGGTAAAATTGAGAAACTGTAGATGATGAAGATGTTCAACAGTTAGCCTGCTCAGTAAAAAAATGATTTGTTCccagctgaagtcaatggaagaACTATCGTCAACATCATCAGTGGAAGTTTGTTTGAAGTCCTGAGCCCTATGTAAATCTCGAGGTGGGGCATTGGGGTGGGGGAACCCAGGGAGAGTTCATATTTCTGTAATTGCTACCAGCATGTGGacctccgggggggggggggggggggcgggaatcaccatttttcttctgtttccatgACTGTGTGTGAAGAaggtatgaaatatttttcagagtcATTATGGTGGTTTTCATATTAGAAATGTAAGAACTATTTAAGCTGAATTTGGAAATCTAGTATAAATGGTCGTCaccaaaaaaaaggtaattaagaagggaagaggggttTGAGAAAGGCtctttaagctttttttatgaTGTTAAGCAGTTACTGCATTGAATATAAGAAGTCTTTGTTAGTATCATTGCCCTACTTTCTTCAAATAACCATTTGCTGTCAAAACCAAAGAGCAAGGTTTGACATGCTTTGatacttttaaaatggagtTGGGTAATGAGTAGAGATTGCTTAAATCCTGGTTTATAAAAAAGTCCTTTGTAGTTGTTTCTTGggtttcttctgtattttttttattatatatctGAGTTTATTTGTTTACAGTTGACAGctaaatcccccccccccatttcctcTCCAATTTCTTCAGTGAAGTGCTTGGGCCCTTGTAAATCCACAGAGGAAGAGGGGAACTGGTTTTCTTGCCTCCTTGTATTGAGGGATATCAGTGCAGGGAAGGGAGATATTAAAGGGAAGGATGAATTTTTCTATAGTTCTGCATTTTAGATGGTGCTGTTTTGGGATACAGACATGCTTTTTGGTTAGTTTGCTTTTCCAGATTGATTTTCATGAAGGTCTCGATGCATGCAACGGCAAACAGAATAATTTGGACAATCGTCTTCTTCAGACAACCTTATTCAATGCTGTGTTACCTGTGCGGGACATACTGTTGATTAACTTTGGTTTGGGGGAAAGGACATAAATATAAATCCAATAcccctgttttctgctttcctacAGTTGCTTCTACAAGTAGTGGTGGTGTTCAGTGCTGAACCTGGCTGGTCATGAACGGAGAGCAGCTAGCACCAAGGGAAAGCAAGAGCCTTGCAAATGAGCCTTATCCCATATTTGTCTTCAGCTTTCCAGAAGCTGAACCTTCCTATGGTACAAATTAAATAGTACTTCTCTTCATGCCCTTCATTCACACTGGAAGAAAGATTAATTTGGTCTTTTTTGAGGTAGGGCTAAATGTACTCCTCGGACTGCTGGAATGGACAAGAACAAAAGAGATGATGTAGGTGATGACATCTAGGCAGATTGGCAGACAGAGGCTTTAACACTGTCTTGCAATTTCATGAAAtggcatatatttttatttatgtattctttttttttctttgttcttttttttttttttttgctgtggtttCCAGAGGCATGCAGTAAATGATTTATCCACTGTACTGGTCccctgtgctggcagagctgtaGCATAGTGCACTGACTGGGAAGCCTTAAGTTCTAGGCTGGCCTTGGACTCTTGACTCCAGATCCTCAGGAGGAGGGGTGAGTTAATGGAGGGGATTTACTTGTGTGTTTGAATGGTGCAATAGCATTAACTCTCCTTCCCGACCTAGTTCCCTAGAAGTTGCATAAGGTATAAGAAGTTACCTTTCTCCTGGTTTTTAGAAAGGGGCAGATAGGGAGGAAATAAGCCTAGTTTGAATGTTGCTTTCTTTACACTACTTCAAACCAGGCACAAATACCTAGTCAATTCAAAGGACAATGGATTAACTCTAAGCCTTCATTTGATTCTGCAACCTTTAGTTTGCCATGATGGAGGCTGGTAGAAAGGCCTTTCTCCTGGATGAAGTTTGTTGCAAAACCAAGCTTTTTTAAGAGGCAGTGGAAGAAGAGCCGGCGAAAAGCTGCTGGTGTTCTGTCAGTCTATTGTACATCCAGGtgattttttaatacttcttccagtttcttttaACATCTGTGGCTGCATttggaaaggagaagcagcctTGGAATGTTTACAATTTGcagaaaactttaaaagcaaaagtaatgttttagacaaaata
This Buteo buteo chromosome 12, bButBut1.hap1.1, whole genome shotgun sequence DNA region includes the following protein-coding sequences:
- the ZNF318 gene encoding zinc finger protein 318 isoform X1, with the protein product MYRSSSGRSGPSSSSSSHRLKEGSSSGSRASRSSTSGPGPGRGRPPPPPPAAAAAASASPPRSASPRPPPRRHRSPSGHRGASRRSPSPHRSRRLPSPPGGPGPGGTRGRRGSEHGDGSSSRRRSPSLRSESSLEQSLRITVGNDRYCIGTPERRRLPDRLGSPIDNLSDRDDMADGPIFTRGLSCPRGLERYPSHEDQPSSPFIMRHDEDYRNRDVFLHRSDYSPHYGRREELSRGSDRDGDKLRKSSYPLRPEERGREIKRPRYEKDEKMHGVSGEHQGFSSGTRNYRRRSHSRSRSPSPSYLNEEFRELDRARRKREEEERSRNLNHDVSGSGYVIPGLTNTLQTSEPRYMYRPEEIPSMPKKSILKKRVEMEVESPIQPEGFSSSSAPSKDLPLLSSHSSLPQSNNTAPFASEVENFLKRFNKDSVVESANKELHDGLYEWSPFSGAPKDAFTFEEKFGSFLSHKEKLEPKSEPADRHSDFLLPHERASQDGSGFSRILGMMADSVSAQEKRRRSFPDIEDEEKFLYGDEDEDTKTESLPIQKPPVSCCNEIINQKVSPPPSSAPAVKLDSLEEPNAEYAKIHDLLKTIGLDIGVAEIGKLAVRTQERLHGKKLASRSPDRRSSDPRRLDPWDLRRSRSDTRSPESGQQHSASPPVSFQQSKDAPSLQKSEYTKNKPVGQDIPPHAPEQPLPSVSLIPSVPPAPASLPPTPTSVSQYQIPSYSQFTATQMPQNYPPPTMAPPGYDAYGHYMAYAAPGWTMYPPAQQPNPTLPEAHGLLTMAMSANPTRPNLRVIETVSMGKDVPDLKRDGSVLVHVPTTPAHSKVPLRLSSHPLKNTTEKMSDEKNRAAQKQKVIEEREKLKNEREARQKKLYYLKTELDRLRKQQGEMLRKKRREKDGHKDPLLVEVNRLQENIMKEISELHKESDAADKKQSELDKVAQILGINIFEKPRKPSVETKDSLEKNSKSENAKGLEKTSSSNKESKTTNEKSRGRSPKPAESSSQSSKHPFQLANIYEYYDAGNHWCKDCNTICGTMFDFFTHMHNKKHRQTLDPYNRPWASKTQSETKQDSIKRIDKITVPAKGSEFLIPITGYYCQLCHEFFGDQISAEQHVKSHPHNEKYKKYIDENPLYEERRNLDRQAGLAVVLETERRRQSELKRKLVEKQKEEKDEKKPKIIKKEEAKTIPELGEGTSESQGKIDSSGRKMGIKLKLKKEDKKEEKKEEKKEESKKESPSQTSFGKFSWKKTEREDKTLGGAIPKEESTEGNKEEGKCQSGKLHVKPIEIKLSGKTVIPHTSPWTPVVFTSTPAKILPNLPVPTMIFRKSTAATVSKPAPLNTFLSIKSSGATTKPLPVVKETNADLLLPPDIISKAFGGEEVILKGAEEDLKAAEKSESSQTSDIPPSRPPPPAVQQAAVIPADEVAPGVSESEQTMLAMPVRPPPPPPPSTAFSDQAKKVEKRNSCLATANAKDLYDIFYSSGGKGSADSKLASSALPNGESSNLTKPADLSANPRTNNSSSSVKEDSQNMATEVSQVHSAEQSSELEKTDTQETSILHIEMSPDVENGIQKDVGQKFQLPLSTDVRTKLKEDSSQCNNQVTGNWVLRENQAEMNKKPVQSQLSEMLVTELPETKTASGIQMPAEIGLVDTGGREQVGSQEFCVLQTTEVQEKLGQEDASKTSITNTNVPGTLEKDAEMKDREAKAVKTELSLHPKTLLPETQNEIKNLENSHLVEEKLSDNCRTHSETDSPDLLCDSQNTSKEKPSVAVMTEQNSIDASLKDVKLKSVALEVSQPGVLGEAPRISETQNKISELTRSPGEWDTSRSSNGEQVITTHSCSESGWDLPNTPNVEIKSGSNEVSASELTEVRPDTCLANTGTRISVLKGQEKVRSEPSGHAVLDNQTQRQEVAWLVNACSANIVELRSSVELVVEVEKKSLGHTGSDATLDNVFTKRDAKQVGTGGFSRARSDLVRESVVGLSADFHRDHLSEEAVHFRETKHEVLRTSAANDFHVNSTHSGLNTERSESLSADVCVDNDKVSLTSEDVKHNDTPFQKAELEFKSIDFSLGDTKVKRECFSIRTAGHLNKNTEEVSKLETIASIRLESNKLKKLGIEKTVDKTEITDFATLTSGSQEDKFCTRISQKDMPQLGLQSSNSDTTEVVMPVLEMPGISPMSEILLQVRESKGGAAEMLSLSCDGGNAESQASGCMETFLPELKETHGNESGSGSKEACTIQSKKTEQTETADSLEATTNSGIAESLAESPVG